The Bacteroidia bacterium DNA segment AACTTTGATTGATAATTATCTATTGGAAGCAGATGCATTCTATTTACAATTTAATTTAGTTGAGGCTATATTTGGTAAATATGAGTTAGAGAAAGTATCTGCTGATAATTTGATTCTTCGCCTTGCGGTAAAAGGAGACAAGGAGAATTTTGTTCTTCTTAAAAGTAACAGTACTGATTCCATTAATGACAAGCGAATCAAGATTGATTTAAAGGCGATTCAATTGCATGATGCACAAATTGAATATCATGATTTGAGTGACACCACAGTTATTGTCTATGATTTTGAACGAATTAAGTCTAAAGGTAAAGTTGAAACGGATAAAGTTGATTTTAAATTAGATGCAAAAGGTGCATGCAAGAAATTTGTGATTAGTGGAGACACTTTACCTGTTGACAAAGTAACTGCTCTCAATGCGCAATTAACTTATGAAATTGAACAAGAAACTCTTTTTATCAAAAAGGGGAGTCTTGATATTGACAAAACACTCTTTGGGGTCGAAGGTTCTTTTGTTTTTGCTGATATTGACTCAATGGATTTGAGAATTAATTCTAAAGCAAGTAAGATTAGTAAAATTGCCGTTTTGATGCCGCAGTCTGTTGGAGATGTTTTTATAAAAATGAAGTCTGAGGGTGATTTTAATGTAAGTGCTCAAATTGCAGGTAAATTTGGAGGAGTCAACATCCCGACAATTGAAGCACAGATAAAGATAAAAGAAGCTAAGCTCTATCCTGTTAATGGGCAGAAACCCATGGAAAACATTAATCTAAACGCTAATCTTACCTTTTCAAAAAGTACGGAATATGTACAAATACCTGTCTTTAGCTTTAAGTTAGGTGAGCATAATTTTGGCGGTAATATTGATTTAAAAGGTTTTAGTGACCCTTATATAGCCGGAAATTTGAAGGGTAAAATAGATTTAGGATATTTAAACGATTTATTTGATTTTGAAGGAGTTCAAATGAGTGGGCAGTTGGATTGTAACATTAATTTAATCGGTAAAATTTCTGAAATAAGTTCAATGAAGCAGTTCCAAGATAAAGGCGTGATTGGGCAGATGCAGTGGAGCAATATTTCCTTTAGTTCACAGCATGAGATGTTTAAAAATTGGGAAATTCAAAATTGTAATGCAGGCTGGAAATTAAAGGGGAATCAACTGAGTGCGAATAATATTACCGGTCAATTAAACAATGCTGATTTTAAGTTAAATATTTCTTTAGATGGATTGTTGCCTTTTATTTTCAATGATAAGAAGATGGAATTGTATGCAGATTTGGTAACTGATAGAATTGAATTGCCTCTAGAGATGTTGGGAGAACATAATAGCGATTTTAATGAAGATGTTGATACAGCTACAGATTTGTTTACAATGTTTCCGCAACATTTAACGCTTGATTTGAATTTTGAGGTGGCTGATTTCAAAGCGAAGAATATTTCTATTACAGACTTTAAAGGCGCATTGTTTGCCAATGAAAACCAAATTAAGTTTTCAAATATATCAGGAGGATTAGTAGAAGGAAGTTTTACAGGCTCTGTACTGATTAAAAAACATGATGAGCAAAGTGTTTTCAGCAATGTGGACATAGAAGGAAAGGCTCTGAATATTCACAAACTTTTTGAAATGTTTGATAATTTTGGTCAAGAGGAAATTACGGCTTCTAATTTTGAAGGTAAATTGGATTTGAATACACAAATGGTTTTGATTATTGGTAGAGACGGCTCATTCTCAAAGGAGAATCTTTATGCATTTTCTGACTTAACAATTAAAGACGGGATTCTTAAAAACTATGAACCTATGAAGTCGCTCTCTGATTATGCCGAGGTGTCCGAATTGGAAAACATTCGATTTGGGGTACTCTCCAACACCATTGAAATCAAGGATGGGGAAATTAATTTTCCTTTTATGGACTTAGGAAATAGTATCTTAAACATCAAAATTATGGGTAAACACAATTTTGATAATTATATGGATTATACATTTAGAGTTCGTCTTTCCGATGCCTTAGCTGCCAAATATCATTGGCGCACAAAAAAGAACAAAGAGGATTTTGAAGATTTGGGAAATAAAGGGGTTGCATTGTACATCAGAATGACCGGTTATCCTGATGACCTGAAGTTTAAGGTTGAGAAAATTGGGGTAAAGCCAATTTTGACTCAAGAATCAGTTAAGTCTGAAGTGAAAAATGCACGCGAAGAATTTAAACAGACACTTAAACAAGAGTTTTCATTAGAAAAGCGCGAAGAGCGAAAAAAACAAGAGGCTGAAAACGAGAAAGTTGACTGGGACGAATAGCAGGGTGTTTTTGCTTTTATTTGCAAACTGAAAATTTATGGTACAACTTTTGGCTTAGTGTGCTAAAAGGTTTCACTTAAATATCCAACTTTATGAACAACACTACAATTTTTGCCCGTAAGGGTGTGATGTTAACAGCAGTTCTTTCATTTTTTTCATCCTTTGAGTCGAAAGCACAAGAACAACTTGGATTAATTAATTCTAATTTCTCCGGTACAAATGCTGTTTATCTTAATCCGGCAAATATTGCCACTCCTTTTAACATAGCATACGTAAACCTTTGGTCAAGGGGTATTGGATTTCAAAATGATTTCTTGAAGTATAATGCACCTTTTAAAATTAATAAATGGGCAAATGACAGAATTCCGGATGAGTACTTAGATCCTTATGGGAATTTTGATTTCAAACAGTCATGGCTAAAGCAAATCAATTTGAACGGCAATGCGAAGAATTTTAATTTCAATCAAGATATAAGAGCATTATCATTAATGCTTCCTGTGGGTGAAAAGACTTTTATTTCTTTGAATTTACGCCAACGTACAGGTATTCAAATTCAAGGATTAGATGAAGACTTGGCAAGGGTTGCGCGATATGGAATTAACAATACTAAGTTTGATTTGTTTGGAAATGCTGCCAATCAGTTGCAATATGGAAAAGAACTAGGAACTAAAAGCGGTTTTAAAGCTCATTTTGAATCATGGCAAGAATACAGCTTTTCATTAGGTGGAGTGATTAAAGAGAGTAAGACACACTTGCTTTCAGGTGGAATAACACTCAAGTATTTGAGAGGCATGGGACTGGGACATTTGAGCAGTAGCAATTTGAGTTTTACTGTTGAAAATGGAGATTCAGTTACATTGAATGCGGGTAGTTTTGACTATGCTCACACGCAAGAAAATGCTATGATGAAACCTCTGATACAACCGGTAGAATGGTTTGACCAAGCCACAACAGGACATGGTGTTGGGCTGGATATTGGGTTTAATTGGATGAAAAAGAGAAGTCGTTCTTCGTTTAGGAAAAGTGGTTTCTGGGACTGGGGATGTAACTATTATCAACAATATGATTGGAAGTTTGGTGCTGCTTTAATGGATTTGGGATTTATTCAGCATAGAAAGGGTGTAAATGCTTATAACGTTGATTTTTCTTCTCCATTTGGGTTAGGGGTAAGAACAAATATGCTCAATGGATTCACCAATGCTTACAGAGATGGTTTTGATGATGTGGATGCAGATTTAATCAACCGACTGCCTGCATCTGATGTTACAAACAAAAACACTTTTACATCTTATTTGCCTGCTGCGTTTACCGCTCAAGGTGATTTTAGATTAGGAAACAGAACCTATTTAGGTATAAACTATCAACAAAGCCTCAAATCCACTACGTCTTTTGGATTGAATGCTGCGAATTTTATTTCTTTTATACCGCGTATTGAAGGGTATTTTGCGGAAGCCGCTCTGCCAATTACAGTATCTAATACATTCAAAAATATTAATGTAGGGTTTTATACTAAATTGTGGATTTTCCATATTGGTTCTGATAATTTAGGAGGATTGTTAAACCTATCTGCGAATAAAGAATTTACAGGAGCTTCTCTTTATGGCGGATTTTCTTTGCCAATCCCTTATTGTACCGGTGGTTCTTGGGTAGAAAATAGAACCAATACTAAGATTTACCATTATCCTGAGGAAGAAAAACCTGAAGACAAACCAAAGGATGAGACTAAGCCCGATTCTGTTATACAACAACAACCGGATACTGTATATATTACTGTGAAAGACACCGTTCAAGTGCCTCAACAAAATCCTGATTGGGAGAAAAAAGAATTAGAATACAAAAACAAACAAAAAGAGTTAGAAAAACGTATTGAAGAATTAGAAAATAAAAAGCCTAATACTACAGCAAATTGTGTGGAATGTGAGAAGAATCTTAGAAATGAAAGAATTAATAATGAGAAGACTCGCAAAGATTTAGTTTATGAAAGAGAAAGAAATATCAACCTTGAGAGAGAAAACAATACCCTCAAAGAGAGGTTACATATTATAGAAACTCAAAAAATCAAGTGCGAAAATGATAGAACTGCTAACCTAAGAGAGATAGATAATCTGAATAAAAAGATCTCCGCCATTGAGTTGGAATTAGCAGATTGCAGAAAACGCACTACTCCTGAAAGACCTGATGAAGAAGTAAAGAGGCTCAACGATAAAATTGTGCAGTTAGAGAATGATAAAAAGAATCTTGAGACACAAAGAGACAAATGCAATAAGACCAATGATGAACTCGCAGTTAAAATCACTCAGTTGCAAAACGATGCGGATAAGTGTAAAAAAGAACTTGAAGAATATAAAGCAAGGGTAGAGAAACTCAATAAAGAGAATGAAAAGCTCAATATTGATATCACTAAAGCACGCGACAGTATAAAGATGTTGCAAGCCAAAATTACGGATGGTGAGTGTAACAAGAAGTTAGATGAATTGAACAACAAAATTATTTCGCTTGAAACCGATAAGAAGAAATGTGACGAAGAAAATGCTAAGAAAGAAGTTGTTATCCTTAACTATAAAAAGGATATAGAAGCTAAAGACAAGCGTATTAAAGAATTGAGCGATTCGCTCAACGCAATTGTCATCAAACTAAAATCTTGTAACGAACAATATGATAATGCGCTACGCGAATACCAATATGCAATGCAGCAGGTGAAAGATTTGCAGAAACAGCTCAAAGATTGCCAAGATAAAGCACAATCCGGGAATAATTCAGGGGGTAACAATGACGCTGAAATCCAAGCATTGCAGAAAAAGTTAGATGATGCCAATGATCAAGTAAAGACACTTGAAGCTAAGGTTGTCGAACAACAAACGCAATTAAGCAATATGCAAAGCAAACAAGATGAATTGAACAAAAAGTTGAAAGATTGCGAAGATTCAAAATCAAATTTAGATCAGACTGCTAAAATAAAAGAATTGGAAACAAAGATTACTGATTTGCAAAACAAATTAGATAAGTATCAGTCTGATTTAACTCAATCCCAAAACAAGGTGAAAGACTTGGAAGCTAAAATTCAGCAATGTGAGAACGAAAAAGGTAAATTAGGAACTGGCGATAATCAAGATGCTGACAAACGTATAGCAGAAATTGAAAAAGAGAAGTCAAGCCTTCAACAACAATTGGATGAAGCTAACAAGCAATTACAAACCAAAGAAAATGAATTTGCAAACTTGAAAAAACAAGTTGAGAGCCAGAAGTTGGAACTTGCAAATTGTAAAAAGAATCAAAGCAATTTTGATAAAGTGCTGCATGATAAAGACTCCATACAACGCGCAAATATTCAATTACAAAATGATTTGAGGAACTGTAGAGAAAATAAAGAAGGTCAAGGGAATGTGATTCCTGGTACCAATACACCATCCGAGACCAAAGGAAATTCATCATCCGTCATCATTCCTTCGGGTTCATCTCAGATTCCGGGTGGTATCAATGGAGGAACTACTAGAACCGGTAGCAGAACGAGTACCAATACGAAGCGCACTACTGAGACCGGAAATTCAAAAACCGAGTCAGGAACTTCTTCCAATAGCAATACGAACAGAGAGGGTTCAACTAATTCCAATCGTGGAGGAAGACGTTAAAAATTTTTAAAAAATATTTCATTGTGTAAATAGTTTGAGTAATTTTGTTGCTCAAACTATTTACTTGTGATAGATATACTGATTTCGTCCAAAACTCGTGTTAAGTTGCTGCTTAAATTCTTTTTGAATGCAAGTACCAAAGCGTATCTGCGAGGTTTGGAAGAAGAGTTTGGCGAGTCCACAAATGGGATTCGTCTTGAGTTGAACCGCTTTGAAGAAGCAGGGATGCTACAGTCATATTCTCATGGGAATAAGAAATTTTTTAAAGTTAATACTAAACACCCTCTTTTTGAAGACATTCATAACATTGTCCTCAAGTTTGTAGGCTTGGATAAAATCGTGGATTCCATCATTAGTCAATTGGGAAGTTTGGAAGAAGTGTATGTGGTCGGAAATTTTGCCAGAGGCTTGGATTGTGATATCATTGACTTAGTATTTGTTGGTCAGGTGAATCAGGCTTATTTGGTTGAACTGATTGCAAAAGCAGAAATGAAAATTAGCCGGAAAATCAGATATATAACGTATGAACAGTCTGAGTTTTCGTTAGATAAAATAAAAGACGGATTAGCAGAACCGCTCCTTTTATGGAGTAAGTAAGTTTTTGCAATTCGTTGATATACTTGGCTTTGCTTGGTTAATATGTAACTGAGGAAGCGGAGCCGTGAAAAATGGGTACAGGCTAATAATAGGACAAACAGGATGAGTGTAACAATCATTGATAAACATAAAATTTGGAATGCACTCTATTTGAAATCAAGACACGAGAAAAAAGTGGCGCAACTGTTTGAAAATCTTGGATTAGAGTATTATTTACCGCTTATCAAAAGATTGAGTATCAGGTCTGACCGAAAGAAATGGATAGAAGAGCCGCTGTTTAGAGGTTATATTTTTGTTCCCGCTAATGTGCAAATTTCAGAAAAGGTCTTGTTTGTTCCGGGTGTGGTTGCCTATGTAAATTACAATGGAAGTCATGCTGTTGTTAAGCAAAGTGAATTGCAGATCCTTCAAACCCTCATTGATAAAGGCTATCACATCGATGCAGATGCGGGTAAGGAATTAGAAATTGGTGACAAAATCACAATTGCGAGCGGTCCGCTAAAGGGAATGGAAGGCTATATTTTGGAAGCAAGGGGAGATACTTATTTCTTGATTTCTGTTGAGAGTATTGGGCAAATGCTCAAGGTTAAAATCTCAAAGGAAGTCTTGGTAAAGAATTAATCATCGGGCGTTCACCACAAATAGATTGTAAGTTGATGCTTAAATACAGTTATCTGTTTCTGTTCTATCCGATTCTTGTGTTATGGGTTGTGTTGACAACCTACACTTCTGCTCCGGTTTTGCCTGAAAGACTGATTTTTCTTCACGCTTTGCTGTATTTGCTTGCTTATTTTCTGCCTTCAAATACTTTGCGTTCGGTTTATGTTTTTGCTGTCTATATCCTGACATTGGTGCTGATTTTTTTTGAAGCAGCCTTTGCTTGTATATATCATGATCAAATTACGTATTCAATCGTATATATTTTGTTGGAAACCAATGTGGCGGAAGCCGGTCAATACCTTAATGTGTATCTCAACAGTAAGATTATCACGCTGATTTTGGTGTTTTTGATTCCTTCAGTTTTTATTTTAATAGCAGTCAATAAAGCCATACATCGTTACACCCCTTCAGATTATTTTGGATTTGTCAAAACCGGATTGCATAAAGGCGGTAAATGGATCAAACACTTGTCTGTACTTGCTATTATTTTAATTAGCAGTTCGATTTATATTTCAGCGGGTCACTTTAAGCATCATGTTTTCAATAAAATGATAAAGGGTTACACGCTTTATCACCAAGAGGTGGAGCGATACAAGAACTTCCTTCATCATTCTGATAACAGTACTTTTCTTCAACATGTGGTAAATCAAGATGATGACCAAAAACAAACCTTGGTTGTTATTATTGGTGAAGCAACTGCAAGGAATCACATGGGAGTGTATGGATATTATAGAAATACTACACCTCGCCTTAAACAAATGTCAGACGCGCTTTTGTTTTTTGAAGATGTGATTAGCCCTCATGCAAATACAATTGCATCGTTAGAAAAAGTGTTGACCTTTGGTTCAACTGCACATCCTGAAGATGTTGAAAAAGGGAGTATAGTACAATTAGCACAAAAAGCAGGATATAAAACCTATTGGATTTCTAATCAAATCCCACTTGGGTTATACGAAACATTAGTAACAATGATTGGAAAAACCACCGACCGAAGTTTTTTTACAAATCTTGGTAGTGCAGAGGTGCAAAGTTCTTATGATGAAAATTTATTCCCATTTATTCAATTGGCATTAGATGAGCAGGTGAATAAAAAAATAATCTTCGTTCATATTTTAGGAACCCATTCAGTGTATGATTGGCGTTATCCTGAAGCATATAATGTGTTTACAGACGCTCCCAGAACTCCCTATCCTTCTGAGAGAGCTACCCAAGCAATCAACACCTACGACAATGCTGTTTTATACAATGATTATATAGTAAGCAGTATTATTAAAATGCTCGAGAATAATACACAAAAAAATGCAACAGGTCAATTGGTGTATTTTTCAGATCATGGTGAAGAAGTCTATGAAACGATCAATTTTGAGGGACATGCAGAACCGATTGCAACATATCCTATGTATGAAATTCCTTTTATTTATTGGACGAATCAAAGCGATAAGAAAGAGGCATATTCATCATTTACAAAAAGAAAATATATGACTGATGATCTGATTTACTCCATAGCAGATTTGATGAATATACAATTTGAAGGCAGAGATGACAGCAAGAGTGTTTTTAGCAATTCATTCATCTCAAAACCTCGCATAGTCAAAGGCGATCAGGACTTTGACTTGCAAATTTTAGCAAAGAAATAAAGACTTTATCAATTTATAAAGATGGTACAACAACATAAAATAGCAGTAATTGGTCTGGGATATGTAGGCTTGCCGCTGGCATTAGAATTTTCAAAAAAATATCCTGTATTAGGATTTGACATTAACCAAAAAAGGATAGCTGAGTTAAGCAAGGGCGAAGACCACACAAGGGAAGCTGATTTGGTAGAACTGCATGAGGCGCTTACAAGAGGCAAAGCGATTGGTCAGACACAAGCAGAATCAACCGGATTAAAATTTTCTGCAAATGAAGAAGAACTTAGCAATAGCAATGTATTCATTGTTACTGTCCCTACACCGATTAATGAGTTTAAAGCTCCTGATTTAACACCTTTAATCAAGGCATCTGAGATGATAGGCAGACACTTGAAACAAGGCGATATTGTGATTTATGAATCAACTGTATATCCGGGGTGTACCGAAGAAGTATGTGTGCCTGCATTAGAAAAAACTTCAAATCTAAAGTTCAATCAAGAATTTTATTGTGGTTACTCTCCAGAGAGGATTAATCCCGGTGACAAGGTGAATACATTGACAAAAATCAAAAAAGTAACATCAGGTTCAACACCTCAAATTGCAGAGATTGTCAATAACCTATATGCTTCAATCATTACAGCCGGAACACATCTGGCACCAAGCATGAAAGTGGCAGAAGCGTCAAAAGCGATTGAGAATGCGCAGAGAGATATCAACATCAGTTTTATGAATGAGTTAGCGTTAATTTTTGAGCGTATTGGTATTGATACAACAGATGTGATTGAAGCCGCCTCCACCAAATGGAATTTCTTGAAATATAAACCCGGATTAGTAGGAGGTCATTGCATTGGTGTAGATCCATATTATTTAGCACACAAAGCAGAAGCAGTTGGCTATCATCCTCAAGTGATACTGTCAGGAAGGCGAGTGAATGATATGATGGGCGTCTTTGTAGCCAATCGTGTTATTAAATTGATGATTGAGAAAGGTCATAAAGTAAAAGGGGAGAATGTGTTAATCTTAGGCGTTACATTCAAAGAGAATTGCCCTGATACCCGTAATACCAAAGTAACCGATATTTATCATGAACTTTCACAATTTGGGTTGAATGTTGATATATATGATCCTTGGGCAGATGCTGATGAAGTCATGCACGAATATAAGATTCAGTTGTTACCTTCTTTGAATGGCAAGCAGTATAATGCTATCATTCTTGCAGTGTCTCACAATGAATTTTTAGAGATTCAATATGAGAAACTCAAACACCCTGATGCTGTGATTTTTGATACCAAGTCGTTCTTAGACAGGTCGATGGTGGATGAAAGATTATAAAATCCTAA contains these protein-coding regions:
- a CDS encoding AsmA-like C-terminal region-containing protein, translating into MKKILKIVSITLLIVVAGLTITIYSLSDKLEKVLLKEINEQLAVEGSFKKLDVTFWTTFPNVSLRMEHLTLKESTTLIDNYLLEADAFYLQFNLVEAIFGKYELEKVSADNLILRLAVKGDKENFVLLKSNSTDSINDKRIKIDLKAIQLHDAQIEYHDLSDTTVIVYDFERIKSKGKVETDKVDFKLDAKGACKKFVISGDTLPVDKVTALNAQLTYEIEQETLFIKKGSLDIDKTLFGVEGSFVFADIDSMDLRINSKASKISKIAVLMPQSVGDVFIKMKSEGDFNVSAQIAGKFGGVNIPTIEAQIKIKEAKLYPVNGQKPMENINLNANLTFSKSTEYVQIPVFSFKLGEHNFGGNIDLKGFSDPYIAGNLKGKIDLGYLNDLFDFEGVQMSGQLDCNINLIGKISEISSMKQFQDKGVIGQMQWSNISFSSQHEMFKNWEIQNCNAGWKLKGNQLSANNITGQLNNADFKLNISLDGLLPFIFNDKKMELYADLVTDRIELPLEMLGEHNSDFNEDVDTATDLFTMFPQHLTLDLNFEVADFKAKNISITDFKGALFANENQIKFSNISGGLVEGSFTGSVLIKKHDEQSVFSNVDIEGKALNIHKLFEMFDNFGQEEITASNFEGKLDLNTQMVLIIGRDGSFSKENLYAFSDLTIKDGILKNYEPMKSLSDYAEVSELENIRFGVLSNTIEIKDGEINFPFMDLGNSILNIKIMGKHNFDNYMDYTFRVRLSDALAAKYHWRTKKNKEDFEDLGNKGVALYIRMTGYPDDLKFKVEKIGVKPILTQESVKSEVKNAREEFKQTLKQEFSLEKREERKKQEAENEKVDWDE
- a CDS encoding DUF5723 family protein, whose product is MNNTTIFARKGVMLTAVLSFFSSFESKAQEQLGLINSNFSGTNAVYLNPANIATPFNIAYVNLWSRGIGFQNDFLKYNAPFKINKWANDRIPDEYLDPYGNFDFKQSWLKQINLNGNAKNFNFNQDIRALSLMLPVGEKTFISLNLRQRTGIQIQGLDEDLARVARYGINNTKFDLFGNAANQLQYGKELGTKSGFKAHFESWQEYSFSLGGVIKESKTHLLSGGITLKYLRGMGLGHLSSSNLSFTVENGDSVTLNAGSFDYAHTQENAMMKPLIQPVEWFDQATTGHGVGLDIGFNWMKKRSRSSFRKSGFWDWGCNYYQQYDWKFGAALMDLGFIQHRKGVNAYNVDFSSPFGLGVRTNMLNGFTNAYRDGFDDVDADLINRLPASDVTNKNTFTSYLPAAFTAQGDFRLGNRTYLGINYQQSLKSTTSFGLNAANFISFIPRIEGYFAEAALPITVSNTFKNINVGFYTKLWIFHIGSDNLGGLLNLSANKEFTGASLYGGFSLPIPYCTGGSWVENRTNTKIYHYPEEEKPEDKPKDETKPDSVIQQQPDTVYITVKDTVQVPQQNPDWEKKELEYKNKQKELEKRIEELENKKPNTTANCVECEKNLRNERINNEKTRKDLVYERERNINLERENNTLKERLHIIETQKIKCENDRTANLREIDNLNKKISAIELELADCRKRTTPERPDEEVKRLNDKIVQLENDKKNLETQRDKCNKTNDELAVKITQLQNDADKCKKELEEYKARVEKLNKENEKLNIDITKARDSIKMLQAKITDGECNKKLDELNNKIISLETDKKKCDEENAKKEVVILNYKKDIEAKDKRIKELSDSLNAIVIKLKSCNEQYDNALREYQYAMQQVKDLQKQLKDCQDKAQSGNNSGGNNDAEIQALQKKLDDANDQVKTLEAKVVEQQTQLSNMQSKQDELNKKLKDCEDSKSNLDQTAKIKELETKITDLQNKLDKYQSDLTQSQNKVKDLEAKIQQCENEKGKLGTGDNQDADKRIAEIEKEKSSLQQQLDEANKQLQTKENEFANLKKQVESQKLELANCKKNQSNFDKVLHDKDSIQRANIQLQNDLRNCRENKEGQGNVIPGTNTPSETKGNSSSVIIPSGSSQIPGGINGGTTRTGSRTSTNTKRTTETGNSKTESGTSSNSNTNREGSTNSNRGGRR
- a CDS encoding ArsR family transcriptional regulator, whose translation is MIDILISSKTRVKLLLKFFLNASTKAYLRGLEEEFGESTNGIRLELNRFEEAGMLQSYSHGNKKFFKVNTKHPLFEDIHNIVLKFVGLDKIVDSIISQLGSLEEVYVVGNFARGLDCDIIDLVFVGQVNQAYLVELIAKAEMKISRKIRYITYEQSEFSLDKIKDGLAEPLLLWSK
- a CDS encoding UpxY family transcription antiterminator, which codes for MSVTIIDKHKIWNALYLKSRHEKKVAQLFENLGLEYYLPLIKRLSIRSDRKKWIEEPLFRGYIFVPANVQISEKVLFVPGVVAYVNYNGSHAVVKQSELQILQTLIDKGYHIDADAGKELEIGDKITIASGPLKGMEGYILEARGDTYFLISVESIGQMLKVKISKEVLVKN
- a CDS encoding sulfatase-like hydrolase/transferase; this encodes MLKYSYLFLFYPILVLWVVLTTYTSAPVLPERLIFLHALLYLLAYFLPSNTLRSVYVFAVYILTLVLIFFEAAFACIYHDQITYSIVYILLETNVAEAGQYLNVYLNSKIITLILVFLIPSVFILIAVNKAIHRYTPSDYFGFVKTGLHKGGKWIKHLSVLAIILISSSIYISAGHFKHHVFNKMIKGYTLYHQEVERYKNFLHHSDNSTFLQHVVNQDDDQKQTLVVIIGEATARNHMGVYGYYRNTTPRLKQMSDALLFFEDVISPHANTIASLEKVLTFGSTAHPEDVEKGSIVQLAQKAGYKTYWISNQIPLGLYETLVTMIGKTTDRSFFTNLGSAEVQSSYDENLFPFIQLALDEQVNKKIIFVHILGTHSVYDWRYPEAYNVFTDAPRTPYPSERATQAINTYDNAVLYNDYIVSSIIKMLENNTQKNATGQLVYFSDHGEEVYETINFEGHAEPIATYPMYEIPFIYWTNQSDKKEAYSSFTKRKYMTDDLIYSIADLMNIQFEGRDDSKSVFSNSFISKPRIVKGDQDFDLQILAKK
- a CDS encoding nucleotide sugar dehydrogenase; its protein translation is MVQQHKIAVIGLGYVGLPLALEFSKKYPVLGFDINQKRIAELSKGEDHTREADLVELHEALTRGKAIGQTQAESTGLKFSANEEELSNSNVFIVTVPTPINEFKAPDLTPLIKASEMIGRHLKQGDIVIYESTVYPGCTEEVCVPALEKTSNLKFNQEFYCGYSPERINPGDKVNTLTKIKKVTSGSTPQIAEIVNNLYASIITAGTHLAPSMKVAEASKAIENAQRDINISFMNELALIFERIGIDTTDVIEAASTKWNFLKYKPGLVGGHCIGVDPYYLAHKAEAVGYHPQVILSGRRVNDMMGVFVANRVIKLMIEKGHKVKGENVLILGVTFKENCPDTRNTKVTDIYHELSQFGLNVDIYDPWADADEVMHEYKIQLLPSLNGKQYNAIILAVSHNEFLEIQYEKLKHPDAVIFDTKSFLDRSMVDERL